In a single window of the Limnohabitans sp. 2KL-27 genome:
- the rpsU gene encoding 30S ribosomal protein S21, with amino-acid sequence MTTIRVKENEPFDVALRRFKRTIEKLGLLTDLRAREFYEKPTTERKRKKSAAVKRHYKRVRSMQLPKKMY; translated from the coding sequence ATGACCACCATCCGCGTGAAAGAAAACGAGCCGTTTGACGTCGCCCTGCGTCGCTTCAAGCGCACCATCGAAAAACTCGGCCTGCTGACAGACCTGCGTGCCCGCGAGTTCTACGAAAAGCCCACGACCGAGCGCAAACGCAAGAAGTCGGCAGCCGTCAAGCGCCACTACAAGCGCGTGCGCAGCATGCAGTTGCCCAAGAAGATGTATTGA